Proteins from a single region of Synechococcales cyanobacterium T60_A2020_003:
- a CDS encoding carboxypeptidase regulatory-like domain-containing protein: MFGTARHAYAHGVSMSYQTTEVIEIQGKYDSGEPMADAQVAVYAPDDPSTPWLTGTADDQGVFMFKPDLSQPGNWEVQFRLAGHGDIMTIPVDAESNPVGTRGSTGGLNSVQKLIVFGAMTWGFVGTALYFSGRKQRMQKSADSGLQSTPSQF, from the coding sequence ATGTTTGGCACGGCGCGCCACGCTTATGCCCATGGCGTGTCCATGTCCTATCAAACGACTGAGGTTATCGAAATCCAGGGAAAATACGATTCTGGAGAGCCGATGGCCGACGCTCAGGTGGCTGTATATGCGCCTGATGATCCCTCGACCCCTTGGCTCACGGGAACAGCAGATGACCAAGGCGTATTTATGTTCAAGCCAGATTTGAGCCAGCCTGGGAACTGGGAGGTTCAGTTTCGGCTGGCTGGCCACGGTGATATTATGACTATTCCTGTGGACGCTGAATCCAATCCTGTCGGCACTCGTGGGAGCACGGGGGGGCTGAATTCGGTGCAAAAGCTAATCGTTTTTGGTGCAATGACCTGGGGGTTTGTCGGAACTGCGCTTTATTTTTCGGGACGAAAGCAGCGGATGCAGAAATCTGCTGATTCTGGTCTACAGTCCACTCCTTCTCAGTTTTAA
- the cbiM gene encoding cobalt transporter CbiM, protein MHIPDGILPAKVCIGGYAIAGLATWYALRQIRHDPDPTQSIPRASLLTAAFFIASSISIPVPPASVHLVLNGLLGALLGYYAFPAILVGLFFQAVIIGHGGLTTLGVNAVMMGIPALIAHHVFQGRSYVTRWWKDRIALGVFAFLAGAVGIGLSALIFFGLVVTTIPATFDASTERAAVYGLTLAHIPLMVIEGTFTAFIVLFLNRVKPELFPAKEHLS, encoded by the coding sequence GTGCATATTCCTGATGGTATTCTCCCGGCAAAGGTTTGTATTGGTGGCTATGCGATCGCTGGTTTAGCGACTTGGTATGCCTTACGTCAGATTCGTCACGATCCGGATCCGACGCAGAGCATTCCCAGGGCCTCCTTGCTAACGGCTGCTTTTTTTATTGCCTCATCGATTAGTATTCCGGTTCCCCCCGCGAGTGTCCATTTGGTTTTGAATGGTCTGCTGGGTGCGTTGCTGGGCTACTATGCGTTTCCTGCAATTCTAGTGGGGCTTTTCTTTCAGGCCGTGATTATTGGTCATGGAGGATTGACGACTTTAGGCGTGAATGCGGTGATGATGGGGATTCCTGCGTTAATTGCCCACCATGTGTTTCAAGGGCGTAGTTATGTCACTCGTTGGTGGAAAGACAGGATTGCGTTGGGCGTTTTTGCGTTTCTGGCTGGAGCGGTTGGCATTGGATTATCGGCGCTCATCTTTTTTGGGTTGGTCGTTACGACGATTCCCGCGACTTTTGATGCCTCTACGGAGCGAGCGGCGGTGTACGGTTTGACCCTCGCCCACATTCCGTTAATGGTGATTGAGGGTACGTTTACCGCGTTCATTGTGCTGTTTCTGAATCGGGTGAAGCCGGAGTTGTTTCCGGCTAAGGAGCATCTTTCATGA
- the cbiQ gene encoding cobalt ECF transporter T component CbiQ — translation MRLELDEYADLDSPLHRWHPQCKLIGLSTLIGAIAFVEDIRLLPIVISLTAVLYWISGLPMSYWVSRVHYPGYFLLGIVGLLPFISGDTVLWQWGIITIRQEGCLAVLLISCRFLAIITLSLLLFGTAPFLTMVKAMRSLGLPSVLTDMLLLSYRYLYDIADNLGQMQQSMRLRGFHSGYAVQTASQRRSLPFVPNLSTLKILASLTGTLLVRSYEQSERVYKAMRLRGYGCQPRQTASWSQTMDRASLIALFATITGAASLILVQAILR, via the coding sequence ATGAGGCTTGAGCTTGATGAGTATGCCGATTTAGATTCTCCCCTCCACCGATGGCATCCCCAATGCAAGCTGATTGGCTTGAGTACATTGATAGGGGCGATCGCCTTTGTCGAAGATATTCGCCTTTTGCCGATCGTCATTAGTCTCACGGCAGTTCTGTACTGGATTTCAGGATTGCCAATGTCCTACTGGGTTTCACGGGTTCATTATCCGGGCTATTTCTTGCTTGGGATTGTGGGGCTTTTGCCCTTTATTTCAGGGGATACGGTGCTGTGGCAGTGGGGGATCATCACGATTCGGCAGGAGGGATGTCTGGCCGTACTGCTGATTTCCTGCCGCTTCCTCGCCATCATTACCTTGAGTTTGCTGCTGTTTGGAACGGCTCCCTTTTTGACAATGGTAAAGGCGATGCGATCGCTCGGCTTACCGAGTGTCTTAACCGATATGCTGCTGTTATCCTATCGATACCTGTACGATATTGCCGACAATTTGGGACAAATGCAGCAATCGATGCGATTAAGAGGGTTCCACAGTGGTTACGCTGTCCAGACAGCGTCTCAGAGGCGATCGCTCCCGTTTGTACCAAATCTCTCGACACTAAAAATCCTGGCTTCTCTGACCGGAACGCTGTTGGTGAGGAGTTATGAACAGTCGGAACGGGTTTATAAAGCGATGCGGTTGCGGGGGTACGGATGTCAGCCTCGGCAAACAGCGTCTTGGAGCCAGACGATGGATCGAGCTAGCTTAATTGCGCTATTCGCTACGATTACGGGTGCAGCAAGCTTAATCCTTGTTCAAGCAATATTGAGGTAA
- a CDS encoding ABC transporter ATP-binding protein, with protein MDYPNFSTVSPRVATEPSLEVQLAAIAAQNVSFSYPDKPDTLQNVSLTIQPGERVAIIGPNGAGKTTLFMSICGVLKPHQGEIEVFGRSIALGEFRPEIGLVFQNPDDQLLSASVWDDVAFAPQNMGLDEAAVHERVREALHLTGTTELANRAPHHLSGGEKRMVAIAGVIAMHPRVVIYDEPSANLDLRARRRLINFLKTTTETLVISSHDLEFLLEVCDRVILMDEGKIVADGEPKTIMGDQELMEAHGMEKPHSLVPHQQPHHDRDSA; from the coding sequence ATGGATTATCCAAATTTCTCAACAGTTTCTCCGCGGGTTGCCACAGAGCCCAGTTTAGAGGTTCAGCTCGCGGCGATCGCGGCTCAGAATGTCAGCTTTTCCTATCCCGATAAGCCTGATACGCTGCAGAATGTTTCGCTTACCATCCAGCCGGGTGAACGGGTTGCCATTATTGGGCCGAATGGAGCCGGAAAGACAACGCTGTTTATGAGTATTTGCGGTGTGTTGAAGCCGCATCAAGGCGAGATTGAGGTGTTTGGGCGATCGATTGCGCTAGGCGAGTTTCGACCGGAAATTGGCTTAGTCTTTCAGAATCCAGATGACCAGTTGTTATCGGCGTCGGTATGGGATGATGTCGCCTTTGCCCCTCAAAATATGGGCTTGGATGAAGCAGCCGTTCACGAACGGGTACGAGAAGCCTTGCATTTGACCGGAACGACGGAGTTAGCCAATCGTGCGCCCCATCACTTATCGGGGGGGGAAAAACGGATGGTGGCGATCGCGGGTGTGATAGCGATGCACCCTCGTGTCGTTATCTATGACGAACCTTCGGCAAACTTGGATCTGAGGGCGCGACGGCGATTAATTAATTTTTTGAAGACTACGACGGAAACACTAGTGATCTCGTCCCACGATCTGGAATTTCTGCTAGAAGTGTGCGATCGCGTGATTTTGATGGATGAAGGGAAAATTGTTGCTGATGGAGAGCCCAAAACAATTATGGGTGATCAGGAGCTTATGGAAGCCCATGGTATGGAAAAACCTCACTCACTCGTGCCCCATCAACAGCCCCACCACGATCGCGATTCCGCTTGA
- a CDS encoding serine acetyltransferase gives MWEQIREDWIAHGRDWTLPGFRAVAVYRFGVWRMAQPKIIRAPLKFLYNALYRKVRNGYGIELPYTVTLGRRVVIEHQGAIVIHGYSVIGDDSIIRQGVTLGNRHLDRPLDAPKLGARVNVGAGAKILGAVTIGDDACIGANAVVISDVPAGQTAVGIPAKLLKPKSAES, from the coding sequence TTGTGGGAACAAATCCGAGAAGATTGGATAGCTCATGGGCGCGACTGGACTCTACCCGGTTTCCGAGCGGTTGCCGTGTATCGATTTGGGGTGTGGCGCATGGCACAACCGAAGATCATCAGAGCCCCCCTCAAGTTTCTTTACAATGCTCTCTATCGCAAAGTTCGCAACGGCTACGGGATTGAGCTTCCCTATACGGTAACGCTGGGTCGCCGTGTCGTGATTGAACACCAAGGGGCGATCGTAATCCATGGGTACAGTGTCATTGGAGACGACAGCATTATTCGCCAAGGCGTCACCCTTGGCAATCGGCATCTCGATCGCCCCCTTGATGCACCGAAACTGGGGGCGCGGGTCAATGTTGGGGCAGGCGCAAAAATTCTAGGCGCAGTCACCATTGGCGATGACGCCTGTATCGGCGCGAATGCAGTGGTGATCTCAGACGTGCCTGCAGGACAAACCGCCGTCGGCATTCCCGCTAAATTACTCAAGCCAAAGTCTGCCGAGTCCTAA
- a CDS encoding glycosyltransferase family 2 protein, whose translation MSAETQIHQKSVLVVIVNYRTAGLVIDCLRSLVPEVQAMPGIRVTVVDSHSGDGSAEKIAAAIANEQWHEWATFMPLDVNGGYAFGNNAAIRPALASDTPPDYVFLLNPDTVVRPGAIRTLVEFMDANPEAGIAGSRLEDPDGTPQRSAFRFPNIVNEFEGGLRLGIVTQLLSKWIVAPPVSDEICETEWVAGASMMVRRAVFDDIGLMDEAYFLYYEELDFCLASHRAGWSCWYVPESRVVHFVGQSTGVTDAKQKAKRLPTYWFESRRRYYVKNYGWFYAILTELAWMIGFLTWRVRRVIQRKPDSDPPQLLSDFFMNSALVKGGQL comes from the coding sequence ATGTCTGCCGAAACTCAGATTCATCAAAAATCTGTCCTAGTCGTCATCGTGAACTACCGTACTGCGGGCTTGGTGATTGACTGCTTGCGATCGCTCGTGCCGGAAGTTCAGGCCATGCCCGGTATTCGTGTCACCGTAGTCGATAGCCACTCTGGAGATGGCTCTGCAGAAAAGATTGCAGCGGCGATCGCCAACGAGCAGTGGCACGAGTGGGCTACCTTCATGCCCCTCGATGTTAACGGGGGTTATGCCTTCGGAAATAATGCGGCGATCCGTCCAGCGCTAGCGTCTGACACTCCACCAGACTATGTTTTCCTCCTCAATCCTGACACGGTAGTTCGTCCCGGTGCGATCCGCACGCTTGTGGAGTTTATGGACGCTAACCCTGAAGCGGGCATCGCAGGCAGTCGGCTCGAAGATCCGGATGGTACACCTCAACGGTCTGCCTTTCGTTTTCCTAACATTGTTAACGAGTTTGAGGGTGGGTTACGCCTTGGTATTGTGACCCAGCTTCTCTCGAAATGGATTGTCGCGCCCCCCGTTTCCGATGAAATCTGTGAAACAGAATGGGTGGCAGGGGCGAGTATGATGGTGCGCCGTGCAGTGTTTGATGACATTGGCTTAATGGACGAAGCGTATTTCTTGTACTACGAGGAACTCGACTTCTGTTTAGCATCTCATCGCGCGGGATGGTCGTGTTGGTATGTTCCTGAAAGTCGAGTGGTTCACTTCGTGGGACAAAGTACAGGGGTGACTGATGCTAAGCAGAAGGCCAAGCGTCTCCCAACCTATTGGTTTGAATCCAGACGACGGTACTATGTGAAAAACTACGGCTGGTTCTATGCCATTCTGACAGAACTTGCGTGGATGATTGGCTTCTTAACCTGGAGAGTCCGCCGTGTGATTCAGCGAAAGCCGGATTCCGATCCGCCTCAGCTCCTCAGCGACTTTTTTATGAATAGTGCCCTGGTAAAAGGAGGTCAGCTTTGA
- a CDS encoding DUF3493 domain-containing protein, whose protein sequence is MSKPDPKQPFRNPISPRSLTPEERDRLMAEVKAPYRGLRIFVYFACAASGAIGAVIFLSQLVAGRGDPATLPNFALQLGVIALMVWFFRLEQRSKRSKNN, encoded by the coding sequence ATGTCTAAGCCAGATCCAAAGCAACCGTTTCGCAACCCTATCTCACCGCGATCGCTCACCCCAGAAGAGCGCGATCGCCTCATGGCGGAAGTGAAAGCCCCCTATCGAGGTCTGCGCATTTTCGTCTATTTTGCCTGTGCAGCATCGGGTGCGATTGGCGCGGTCATTTTTCTAAGCCAACTCGTCGCTGGTCGAGGAGATCCAGCAACGCTGCCTAACTTTGCCCTGCAGCTAGGCGTTATCGCCCTAATGGTGTGGTTCTTTCGGTTAGAACAACGGAGCAAGCGGAGCAAAAACAACTAA
- a CDS encoding pentapeptide repeat-containing protein, with protein sequence MSYCLNPSCPNPDNLAHTEICQACGSKLLLKDRYRVVQLLGQGGFGATFLAKDESLPGSPFCVIKQLRPAAHSAHVMQMARDLFKREAKTLGKIGNHPQVPRLLDYFEANQEFYLVQEYISGSTLQQEVRDSGPFSESGVKQFLSEILPMLQYIHSQQVIHRDIKPANLIRRAEDKKLVLIDFGAVKDQVSPERMGASEQTALTSYAIGTPGYAPPEQMAMRPVYASDIYALGVTCIYLLSGKSPKDMNYDSMTGELLWREHVHVSEHFAGVLQKMLEVSVRHRYQSPNDVLRALDLEPYLDSLAQSMVTTAGKSSGPNTVAKSGRSPSADPAGDHTSLSTSPSARMAAAIRARQIARQGGDTTNIQTGGNRRTPGIARTSLDSNSSSGNTPHRTGGAARSNSSEQPASKILARMDAKEILDAYAKGRRDFTLHNLGMLNLSRANLSGASFHQSKLCKVNLQGANLFNADFGRANLNEAVLKNANLARAYLSHADLGNANLRGADLSYAYLSNANLRGANLCGADLTGAKISEEQLATARTNWATIHPSGRRGFW encoded by the coding sequence ATGAGCTACTGCTTGAACCCATCCTGCCCAAATCCTGACAATTTAGCCCACACAGAGATTTGTCAAGCTTGTGGCTCCAAATTGCTGCTCAAAGATCGCTATCGCGTGGTACAGCTCTTGGGGCAAGGAGGTTTTGGCGCAACATTTCTCGCCAAAGACGAATCACTACCGGGCAGTCCTTTCTGCGTGATTAAGCAGTTGCGGCCAGCCGCCCATTCAGCCCATGTGATGCAAATGGCTCGCGATCTCTTCAAGCGCGAAGCTAAAACCCTTGGCAAAATTGGGAATCACCCTCAAGTACCTCGCCTACTGGACTACTTTGAAGCAAATCAGGAATTTTATCTCGTTCAAGAATATATTAGCGGATCAACCCTACAGCAGGAAGTACGCGATTCTGGCCCATTCAGCGAAAGCGGGGTTAAACAATTCCTGAGCGAAATCCTGCCAATGTTGCAGTATATCCACAGCCAGCAGGTGATCCATCGCGACATCAAGCCTGCAAACTTGATTCGCCGCGCCGAAGACAAAAAGTTAGTTTTGATTGATTTCGGAGCCGTTAAGGATCAGGTTAGCCCAGAAAGGATGGGGGCATCGGAGCAAACGGCACTCACCTCCTATGCCATCGGGACACCGGGGTATGCCCCTCCAGAGCAAATGGCGATGCGTCCGGTTTATGCCAGCGATATTTACGCGCTTGGGGTCACCTGCATTTATCTCCTTTCTGGGAAATCACCCAAGGATATGAACTATGACTCCATGACGGGGGAATTACTTTGGAGAGAGCATGTCCATGTGAGCGAACATTTTGCGGGCGTTCTCCAAAAAATGTTGGAAGTCTCAGTGCGCCACCGCTACCAATCCCCCAATGACGTTCTGCGCGCATTGGATCTGGAACCCTACCTGGATAGCCTTGCCCAAAGCATGGTGACAACGGCGGGCAAGTCGTCTGGGCCAAATACTGTCGCAAAATCGGGGCGATCGCCCTCAGCAGATCCTGCAGGCGATCACACATCGCTATCCACCTCCCCATCCGCACGCATGGCCGCCGCAATTCGTGCCCGCCAGATTGCCCGCCAAGGAGGCGATACCACCAACATCCAAACCGGGGGGAATCGTCGTACACCTGGGATCGCTCGAACCTCCCTCGACTCCAATTCATCCAGTGGTAATACCCCCCATCGTACGGGGGGAGCAGCCCGCAGCAATTCCAGTGAGCAACCCGCCTCTAAAATTTTGGCGCGTATGGATGCCAAGGAAATCCTAGACGCCTATGCGAAAGGGCGCAGAGACTTCACACTGCATAACCTGGGCATGTTGAATTTGTCCCGCGCCAATTTGTCAGGGGCGAGCTTCCATCAATCCAAGCTCTGTAAAGTCAATCTCCAAGGTGCCAACCTCTTTAACGCTGATTTTGGGCGGGCTAATTTGAATGAAGCCGTCTTGAAAAACGCCAATTTAGCGAGGGCGTATCTAAGTCATGCCGACTTGGGTAATGCGAATTTACGAGGCGCAGACCTGAGCTATGCCTATCTCAGCAATGCAAATTTACGGGGCGCAAATCTCTGTGGAGCCGATCTCACCGGAGCCAAGATTTCCGAGGAACAGCTTGCTACTGCACGCACCAATTGGGCCACCATTCATCCCAGTGGACGACGGGGATTTTGGTAA
- a CDS encoding UDP-N-acetylmuramoyl-L-alanine--D-glutamate ligase gives MPHAAIVGLGKSGIGAARLLKVQGWDVWISDRTTSPFLEHLQTKLEAEGIPVRLGHTIQPDPAELDRLVVSPGVPWDLEPIEKARSLGIETLGEMELAWRSLQSWPWVGITGTNGKTTTTALVAAMFQAAGLNAPSCGNIGNAATELAYQVVTQGGRPLDWVIAEVSSYQIESSDTLAPEIGIWTTFTPDHLSRHYTLDNYYAIKASLLGRSRYQVFNGDDPYLRAHAPTQFADACWTSVQGKEYLVANPDRGTYLDNGWVFHGQTPIVQAADLRMVGRHNQQNLLMAAAAACLAGIDPEAIAQAVRTFPGVPHRLEHICTWRGIDFINDSKATNYDAAEVGLAAVAAPAILIAGGDPKAGDDEGWMRQIHAKAAAVLLIGDAAPAFAQRLAETGYTNTEIVETMDRAVRRAAELAPQVGARVVLLSPACASFDQYRSFEQRGDHFRQLCLEQFQD, from the coding sequence ATGCCTCACGCGGCAATTGTTGGGTTAGGGAAGTCGGGAATTGGGGCGGCACGGCTGTTGAAGGTGCAGGGCTGGGACGTGTGGATTAGCGATCGCACCACCTCTCCATTTTTGGAACACCTTCAGACGAAACTTGAAGCTGAAGGGATTCCAGTCCGCTTGGGGCATACGATCCAACCTGATCCTGCTGAGCTTGATCGACTGGTGGTTAGTCCAGGGGTGCCGTGGGACTTGGAACCGATTGAGAAAGCGCGATCGCTCGGCATTGAAACCCTGGGCGAAATGGAATTGGCATGGCGATCGCTCCAGTCCTGGCCGTGGGTGGGCATTACGGGCACGAACGGCAAAACGACGACTACAGCGCTGGTTGCGGCGATGTTTCAGGCGGCGGGCTTGAATGCACCCTCCTGCGGCAATATTGGAAACGCGGCGACGGAGTTGGCCTATCAGGTTGTGACTCAGGGGGGACGCCCGTTGGATTGGGTGATTGCCGAGGTTAGCAGCTACCAGATTGAGTCGTCGGATACCTTAGCGCCTGAGATTGGCATTTGGACGACGTTTACCCCGGATCACCTCAGTCGTCACTACACGCTGGATAACTACTACGCGATTAAGGCAAGTCTCCTGGGGCGATCGCGCTATCAAGTCTTTAACGGTGACGATCCGTACCTGCGTGCTCATGCGCCGACCCAATTTGCGGATGCCTGCTGGACGAGCGTGCAGGGGAAAGAATATCTGGTGGCGAATCCAGACCGGGGCACCTACCTGGATAATGGCTGGGTCTTCCACGGACAAACACCGATTGTGCAAGCGGCAGATCTGCGAATGGTGGGCCGTCATAACCAGCAAAATTTGCTGATGGCGGCGGCGGCGGCGTGTTTGGCGGGGATTGACCCAGAGGCGATCGCCCAAGCCGTTCGCACCTTTCCCGGTGTTCCCCATCGGTTGGAACACATTTGCACCTGGCGGGGAATTGACTTCATCAACGATAGCAAGGCCACCAATTACGATGCGGCAGAGGTAGGACTAGCGGCGGTTGCGGCTCCGGCGATCCTGATTGCCGGGGGTGATCCGAAAGCGGGGGATGATGAAGGCTGGATGCGCCAAATTCACGCTAAGGCCGCAGCGGTGCTTCTGATTGGGGATGCCGCGCCTGCGTTTGCACAACGACTGGCGGAAACGGGCTACACCAACACTGAGATCGTCGAAACGATGGATCGGGCGGTGCGACGGGCGGCGGAACTGGCTCCGCAGGTGGGCGCACGGGTAGTGCTGCTGTCGCCTGCTTGTGCCAGTTTTGATCAGTACAGGAGCTTTGAGCAGCGGGGCGACCATTTCCGCCAGCTTTGCTTGGAGCAATTTCAGGATTAG